TTGATCCTCCTGCCAAGCTCGACTGATGCCAGAATATGAATTGCCTTCGCTTCACCTATTCCTTTGATCCCGGTCAATTCCTCCACGGTAGCTTCTTTTAACAGACGCAGGCCTTTGACGGAATTGATGAGCCTGCCAGCTAGTTGCAGTACGGATTCTTCCCTTGTTCCCGTTCTCAATAGCAGCGCAAGCAATTCCTGGTTGGAGAGGCTTTGCGGCCCGTCCTCCAGAAACCGTTCGCGCGGTCTCTCTTCTTTTGGGTAATCCCGTATTAACATTTTTTCACTCAAAACATCCGCCCTCCCATAGAATGGGAGATGCCAGAAGAGATCTATCAGCCTAAGTCCGCCTGCATCGACTTGAGCTCACGGGCCAATCTTGAAACCGGAAGCCCGACGACAGAGAAATAGTCCCCTTTGATTTGTTTGACAAGCAGGGATCCGTATCCTTGTATCCCGTAGCCGCCAGCTTTATCAAAAGGTTCCCCGCTATCCAGATAACGGTCGATTTCAGCTTCTGGCAGCTCCCAAAATGTCACTTCCGTTTTTTCCGCGAACACTTTGCAATGCTCACCGAATAAGATGGCAACACCCGTATATACATCATGTGTCCTGCCAGATAACATCTCCAGCATCCTTTTTCCATCCGCTCGGCTTGTTGGCTTGCCTAATATCCTTCCATCAAGGACGACAACCGTGTCCGAACCGATTACCCAGCGTTCCTGATACGCTGCTGCAATGGCTTTCGCTTTACGCGAGGCAAGCTCTTTCACCGCAGCATCCGGACACATCGTATCATCAATACTTTCATCGACATTGGAATTGATGCTTTCGAAGGGGATTTGTAGAAATTGCAGAAGTTCTTTGCGACGTGGTGATGAAGAAGCTAAAATCAATGGCTGCATAATTAAAAGGTCACCTTTCTTTACATAGGGAGATACATATCTATCCTATCAAA
This genomic stretch from Peribacillus muralis harbors:
- a CDS encoding Maf family protein produces the protein MQPLILASSSPRRKELLQFLQIPFESINSNVDESIDDTMCPDAAVKELASRKAKAIAAAYQERWVIGSDTVVVLDGRILGKPTSRADGKRMLEMLSGRTHDVYTGVAILFGEHCKVFAEKTEVTFWELPEAEIDRYLDSGEPFDKAGGYGIQGYGSLLVKQIKGDYFSVVGLPVSRLARELKSMQADLG